One stretch of Streptomyces sp. NBC_00443 DNA includes these proteins:
- a CDS encoding DUF5133 domain-containing protein: MLRAHPSLLRELVERCDTLRRRLASGAGPEIRRQLEDVTYTLCVVTGTRQLDAALYVARRQLADAMTRLHPLQC, encoded by the coding sequence ATGTTGAGGGCGCATCCTTCGCTCCTGCGGGAGCTGGTCGAGCGCTGCGACACATTGCGCCGGCGGTTGGCGTCCGGTGCCGGGCCGGAAATCCGGCGTCAGCTCGAGGATGTGACGTACACGCTATGTGTGGTCACGGGTACTCGTCAGCTGGACGCGGCGCTCTATGTGGCCCGCCGGCAGCTGGCCGATGCGATGACACGCCTGCACCCTCTCCAGTGTTGA
- a CDS encoding FAD-dependent oxidoreductase, which translates to MCGHGYSSAGRGALCGPPAAGRCDDTPAPSPVLKPCPAASEELPDGTSAELPWRAGKAPASSHVAHSSYRVMPIAMATGQAAGVCAALSVRLSRTPATCPTTSSSAP; encoded by the coding sequence ATGTGTGGTCACGGGTACTCGTCAGCTGGACGCGGCGCTCTATGTGGCCCGCCGGCAGCTGGCCGATGCGATGACACGCCTGCACCCTCTCCAGTGTTGAAGCCATGCCCGGCTGCCTCGGAGGAACTGCCAGACGGCACATCCGCCGAGCTGCCGTGGCGTGCAGGCAAGGCTCCGGCATCGTCACACGTGGCGCACTCCTCCTACCGCGTCATGCCCATCGCGATGGCGACGGGGCAGGCGGCCGGAGTCTGCGCCGCGCTGTCCGTCCGCCTCTCCCGCACCCCCGCGACGTGCCCCACCACCTCGTCCAGCGCGCCCTGA
- a CDS encoding cold-shock protein: MASGTVKWFNSEKGFGFIEQDGGGPDVFAHYSEIQGNGYRELTEGEHVTFDIGQGQKGPQAQNIVRG, encoded by the coding sequence ATGGCCAGCGGCACCGTGAAGTGGTTCAACTCTGAGAAGGGCTTTGGCTTCATCGAGCAGGACGGCGGGGGGCCGGACGTGTTCGCGCACTACTCGGAAATCCAGGGCAACGGGTACCGCGAGCTGACCGAGGGCGAGCACGTGACCTTCGACATCGGTCAGGGGCAGAAGGGACCGCAGGCGCAGAACATCGTTCGGGGCTGA
- a CDS encoding DUF5994 family protein, with protein sequence MPATASSHPPLRAVPFRAPTARLALKSESPSDRPAKLDGAWWPRSRDLPVELSALADVLDPLWGRITRLAVNPRHWPILPPRIFVNGHVVKVGWFTSELDPHAILLLSRTAGRRDLLVVPPETAATSAARLMAAVSEETGPPITATALMTAEGARHENQEAGKDRVGDASLYGRIQQSAVGM encoded by the coding sequence ATGCCCGCGACCGCCTCCTCTCATCCCCCGCTACGGGCCGTTCCCTTCAGGGCCCCGACCGCGCGCCTCGCGCTGAAATCCGAGAGCCCTTCCGACAGGCCCGCCAAGTTGGACGGTGCCTGGTGGCCTCGTTCACGTGACCTGCCGGTCGAGCTATCCGCCCTGGCGGACGTGCTGGATCCGCTGTGGGGCCGGATCACCCGTCTGGCGGTCAACCCCCGCCACTGGCCGATCCTCCCGCCCAGGATCTTCGTCAACGGCCATGTGGTGAAGGTCGGTTGGTTCACCTCGGAGCTGGATCCGCACGCGATCCTGCTGCTGTCCCGCACCGCGGGCCGCCGTGACCTCCTAGTCGTCCCTCCGGAGACCGCCGCCACCTCGGCCGCCCGGCTGATGGCCGCCGTGAGTGAGGAGACGGGCCCGCCGATCACCGCGACCGCGCTCATGACGGCAGAAGGGGCACGCCACGAAAACCAGGAGGCCGGGAAGGACAGGGTCGGCGATGCCTCCTTGTACGGCCGGATTCAGCAGAGCGCCGTGGGGATGTGA
- a CDS encoding response regulator transcription factor, protein MIRVLLVDDQPLIRSGFRALLDLEDDIEVVAEAADGEEGLMLVKEHLPHVALIDIQMPVMDGIEATRRIAADPALAGVHVVMLTNYGMDEYVFDALRAGAAGFLVKDIVPEDLLHAVRVAARGDALLAPSITRKLIHRYVTQPLPITSTALEELTTREREAVALAAQGLSNDQIADHMVISPMTAKTHINRAMTKLHTRDRAQLVVLAYESGLVAPRNR, encoded by the coding sequence ATGATCCGTGTCCTGCTGGTCGACGACCAGCCGCTCATCCGTAGCGGCTTCCGCGCGCTGCTCGACCTCGAGGACGACATCGAGGTGGTGGCCGAAGCCGCCGATGGCGAAGAGGGTTTGATGCTCGTCAAGGAGCACCTGCCCCACGTCGCGCTCATTGACATCCAGATGCCGGTCATGGACGGCATCGAGGCGACCCGGCGCATCGCCGCGGACCCGGCCCTGGCAGGGGTGCACGTCGTCATGCTGACCAACTACGGCATGGACGAGTACGTCTTCGACGCGCTGCGCGCCGGTGCCGCCGGGTTCCTGGTCAAGGACATCGTGCCGGAGGATCTCCTGCACGCCGTACGGGTAGCCGCCCGCGGCGACGCTCTGCTCGCCCCGTCCATCACCCGCAAGCTGATCCACCGGTACGTCACCCAGCCGCTCCCTATCACCAGTACTGCACTGGAGGAGCTGACCACGCGCGAACGCGAAGCGGTCGCCCTGGCCGCACAGGGCCTGTCCAACGACCAGATCGCCGACCACATGGTGATCAGCCCGATGACCGCGAAAACCCACATCAACCGGGCCATGACCAAACTCCACACCCGCGACCGGGCCCAACTCGTCGTCCTCGCCTACGAATCCGGTCTGGTCGCCCCGCGCAACCGCTGA
- a CDS encoding STAS domain-containing protein, which translates to MSTQTHRLTITEVAGCDGCAVLRVSGELDQTCEEFFLRTLGATVGAGHRYLVLDVTALVFCDSRGLNCLLAIRWLLERRNGMLLLAGAGRRLTELLMQTGSTELLPVRPTVLQALKDLPAAHRPAWPPEPHSWEGAGRDPRQPQPDSQRGIQAD; encoded by the coding sequence ATGTCCACGCAGACTCACCGTCTGACCATCACCGAGGTTGCCGGGTGCGACGGCTGCGCGGTCCTGCGGGTCAGTGGCGAACTCGACCAAACTTGCGAGGAGTTCTTCCTGCGCACGCTCGGCGCCACCGTGGGCGCCGGGCATCGATACCTGGTGCTGGACGTGACGGCTCTCGTCTTCTGTGACTCTCGGGGGCTCAACTGCCTTCTCGCCATCCGCTGGCTACTGGAACGCAGGAACGGAATGCTCCTTCTGGCCGGGGCTGGGCGTCGCCTGACGGAGCTGCTGATGCAAACGGGCAGCACAGAGTTACTGCCGGTCCGGCCAACAGTCCTCCAGGCGCTGAAGGACCTGCCCGCGGCCCATCGCCCCGCCTGGCCTCCGGAGCCGCACAGTTGGGAGGGCGCTGGCCGCGACCCACGGCAGCCGCAGCCTGACTCTCAGCGCGGCATCCAGGCCGACTGA
- a CDS encoding DUF6131 family protein, with product MLLLGIILLVVGFVTGIAILWTIGLILAVIGAVLWIMGSLGHAVAGRRHYW from the coding sequence ATGCTCCTTCTCGGCATCATCCTGCTCGTTGTCGGCTTCGTTACCGGCATAGCGATCCTGTGGACGATCGGACTCATCCTCGCGGTCATTGGCGCGGTCCTGTGGATCATGGGATCCCTGGGGCACGCTGTCGCCGGCCGTCGCCACTATTGGTGA
- a CDS encoding carbohydrate ABC transporter permease encodes MATATPAPVKGRPRSSGTRRHRSAGPLFVAPFMVLFLLLFLAPLCYAAYLSLFQTRLIGGTAFVGLDNYMQAFGDSQFLAGVGRVALFFVVQVPVMLLLALLFALALDSGLLRLARVIRLGIFVPYAVPSVVAALMWGYLYGPDFGPFAQLSRNLDLPAPNFLSQGWMVGSLANIVTWEFVGYNMIILYAALRTIPQELYEAAAMDGAGAWRIAWSVKLPALRPALLLTLLFSVIGSFQLFNEPNLLMKIAPDVISSSYTANLYAYSLAFTGQQVNYAATVSFLLGLVIVIASYGVLLTANRRRTP; translated from the coding sequence ATGGCCACCGCCACCCCGGCCCCTGTCAAAGGCCGCCCTCGGTCCAGCGGCACGCGCCGTCACCGGTCGGCGGGGCCACTGTTCGTCGCCCCGTTCATGGTCCTGTTCCTGCTGCTCTTCCTCGCCCCGCTCTGCTACGCCGCCTACCTCAGCCTCTTCCAGACGCGCCTGATCGGCGGCACGGCCTTCGTCGGTCTCGACAACTACATGCAGGCCTTCGGCGACTCCCAGTTCCTCGCCGGCGTCGGACGCGTCGCGCTGTTCTTCGTCGTCCAGGTCCCCGTGATGCTGCTGCTGGCCCTGCTGTTCGCCCTCGCCCTCGACAGCGGCCTCCTGCGCCTCGCGCGCGTCATCCGGCTGGGCATCTTCGTCCCGTACGCCGTGCCGAGCGTGGTCGCGGCGCTCATGTGGGGCTATCTGTACGGGCCGGACTTCGGCCCGTTCGCCCAGCTGAGCCGGAACCTGGACCTGCCGGCTCCGAACTTCCTCAGCCAGGGCTGGATGGTCGGCAGCCTCGCCAACATCGTGACCTGGGAGTTCGTCGGGTACAACATGATCATCCTGTACGCCGCGCTGCGCACGATCCCCCAGGAGCTGTACGAGGCCGCCGCGATGGACGGGGCGGGCGCCTGGCGGATCGCCTGGTCGGTCAAACTGCCTGCTCTCCGGCCCGCGCTCCTTCTCACCCTGTTGTTCTCGGTGATCGGCAGCTTCCAGCTGTTCAACGAGCCGAACCTGCTGATGAAGATCGCCCCGGACGTCATCAGCAGCTCCTACACCGCCAACCTCTACGCCTACTCCCTCGCCTTCACCGGCCAGCAGGTCAACTACGCGGCCACGGTGTCCTTCCTCCTCGGCCTCGTCATCGTGATCGCCTCCTACGGCGTGCTGCTGACCGCGAATCGCAGGAGGACTCCGTGA
- a CDS encoding RICIN domain-containing protein encodes MKRRRLGLILGSFTAASGLLAITLTSAQAYDPTGGTLYQLGSEPCLKGRGNCAVYPKSAQLESGRLIASFEKSTVVPETGSADRQTLPVHKSDDHGTTWQPLSEVKAPAYISSDAKYAKYTSNWTNPYLYTLPQDVGNLKQGTLLLASIVSGDDQYYREHKAADPNWTPSNDGDRKDLAIALYSSTDEGATWNILNIVATGGWQGGSAGALGQNIADANTNKQADPLWEPYLMVYKGKLVCYYSDENDYLSFGPNTGVPKPDPANGTAKDSLGQILVHKTWDGRSANWSNPVVDLAGLTQDMGGGKTEIGGGRPGMTNVVRTTDGKWMLPFEYWGGGANTRYVIADNPLDFYRGSATGTDIASLPVAAGSRPLARGGSPVIIKLPGGRLVYNAAGSGNVWVNETGRSDGVWTEYQTTSQAGYSRNLQYVEGTGRISILNNQGTSTLKFAEVDLGHSDGAYYQLANRNTDQVIGTTNKTNDANIGNGDVPDVRLEDPGSAANVDTQYWHVVTEPNGGKTLLNKSGGRAAAIWTGNATPGQRIGQWVDNSATGSWKLIKTDDGFYKLQSVKNTSLYLTGASDGAPLTLQTAATGGSQDWELVQ; translated from the coding sequence ATGAAGAGAAGAAGGCTCGGACTCATACTCGGAAGCTTCACCGCGGCGTCAGGGCTGCTGGCGATCACCCTGACGAGCGCGCAGGCGTACGACCCGACGGGCGGAACCCTGTACCAGCTCGGCAGTGAGCCGTGTCTGAAAGGGCGGGGCAACTGCGCGGTCTACCCGAAGTCGGCACAGCTGGAGAGCGGACGTCTGATCGCGTCCTTCGAGAAGTCCACCGTCGTGCCGGAGACCGGAAGCGCCGACAGACAGACCCTGCCGGTCCACAAGAGCGACGACCACGGAACGACGTGGCAGCCACTGTCCGAGGTGAAGGCACCTGCGTACATCTCCAGCGACGCCAAGTACGCGAAGTACACCAGCAACTGGACCAACCCGTACCTCTACACGCTTCCGCAGGATGTCGGGAACCTCAAGCAGGGCACCCTGCTCCTGGCGAGCATCGTGTCGGGCGACGACCAGTACTACAGGGAGCACAAGGCGGCCGACCCCAACTGGACGCCGTCCAACGACGGAGACCGCAAGGACCTGGCGATCGCCCTGTACTCCAGCACCGACGAAGGTGCGACGTGGAACATCCTCAACATCGTCGCGACCGGCGGCTGGCAGGGCGGCAGCGCGGGCGCCCTCGGACAGAACATCGCCGACGCGAACACGAACAAGCAGGCGGACCCCCTCTGGGAGCCGTACCTGATGGTCTACAAGGGCAAACTCGTCTGCTACTACTCCGACGAGAACGACTACCTCAGCTTCGGCCCCAACACCGGCGTCCCGAAACCGGACCCCGCGAACGGCACCGCCAAGGACTCCCTCGGCCAGATCCTCGTCCACAAGACCTGGGACGGCCGCAGCGCGAACTGGAGCAACCCCGTCGTCGATCTGGCGGGATTGACCCAGGACATGGGCGGTGGCAAGACGGAGATCGGAGGCGGGCGCCCTGGTATGACGAACGTCGTCCGGACGACTGACGGCAAGTGGATGCTCCCCTTCGAGTACTGGGGCGGCGGAGCCAACACCAGGTACGTGATCGCCGACAACCCCCTGGACTTCTACCGAGGGTCCGCCACCGGCACGGACATCGCCTCCCTGCCGGTCGCCGCCGGCTCCCGTCCGCTCGCGAGAGGCGGTAGTCCGGTCATCATCAAGCTTCCCGGCGGCCGCCTGGTCTACAACGCCGCCGGCAGCGGCAACGTCTGGGTCAACGAGACCGGACGCAGCGACGGCGTGTGGACGGAGTACCAGACGACCTCACAGGCCGGCTACAGCCGCAACCTTCAGTACGTTGAGGGCACCGGCCGCATTTCCATACTCAACAACCAGGGCACCTCGACACTCAAGTTCGCCGAGGTCGACCTCGGCCACTCGGACGGCGCCTACTACCAGCTGGCGAACCGGAACACCGACCAGGTGATCGGCACCACCAACAAGACCAACGATGCCAACATCGGCAACGGGGACGTCCCTGACGTCCGCCTGGAGGACCCCGGCTCGGCGGCGAACGTGGACACCCAGTACTGGCACGTCGTGACCGAACCGAACGGCGGCAAGACCCTGCTGAACAAGTCGGGTGGCCGCGCGGCAGCCATCTGGACGGGCAACGCCACGCCCGGCCAGCGGATCGGCCAGTGGGTCGACAACAGCGCCACCGGCAGCTGGAAGCTCATCAAGACCGACGACGGGTTCTACAAACTGCAGTCGGTCAAGAACACGAGCCTGTATCTGACCGGCGCGTCCGACGGGGCGCCGCTCACCCTGCAGACGGCAGCCACCGGCGGATCACAGGACTGGGAACTCGTTCAGTAG
- a CDS encoding LacI family DNA-binding transcriptional regulator, translated as MTRRTGRSTSSSAPRSVDVARLAGVSQKTVSRVFNDEQYVSTDVRRRVLEAAEQLGYRRNNAARALASGRTRSIGVVTLGTALYGPATLLMGVERVVRDTGYALRVVNTMEGDPAGIAGAVNSLLDQGVDGIVVSEPIDEGDGEDAALRVEVPVLVIGAPPPVSAPMMLAAGGGADLMARAATEHLLDLGHTTVHHLAGPQRWYAARDRLEGWRATLTAHGRDVPPVVEGDWSAGSGYRAGRELAEARDVTAVFAANDDMAIGLIRALAEAGRRVPEDVSVVGFDDIPVAAYVTPPLTTVRQPFDTVAQEGLKRLVHAIENPDAAPLPSSAPPIDLIIRTSTAPPPSRKPPARVRRTASRSQGGTSSPPLSDGGPSTHR; from the coding sequence ATGACGCGAAGAACGGGGCGGAGCACGAGCTCCAGTGCGCCGCGCAGCGTGGACGTGGCCCGCCTGGCCGGTGTTTCGCAGAAGACGGTGTCGCGCGTCTTCAACGACGAGCAGTACGTCTCCACCGACGTCCGCCGGCGCGTTCTGGAGGCCGCCGAGCAACTCGGCTATCGGCGCAACAACGCCGCCCGGGCGTTGGCTTCCGGGCGTACCCGCTCGATCGGCGTGGTGACGCTCGGCACGGCCCTGTACGGACCCGCCACGCTGCTGATGGGCGTCGAGCGAGTCGTCCGGGACACCGGCTACGCGCTCCGCGTGGTCAACACGATGGAAGGCGACCCGGCGGGCATCGCCGGCGCCGTGAACTCGCTCCTCGACCAGGGCGTCGACGGCATCGTCGTGTCCGAACCGATCGACGAGGGGGACGGGGAAGACGCGGCCCTTCGCGTCGAGGTGCCGGTCCTCGTTATCGGTGCACCACCGCCGGTCAGTGCACCCATGATGCTGGCGGCGGGGGGCGGTGCCGACCTGATGGCCCGCGCTGCCACCGAACACCTGCTGGACCTGGGACATACGACGGTCCATCACCTCGCCGGGCCGCAGCGATGGTACGCCGCCCGCGACCGCCTGGAGGGATGGCGGGCGACGCTGACCGCGCACGGCAGGGATGTCCCCCCGGTCGTCGAAGGCGACTGGTCGGCCGGATCCGGATACCGGGCCGGACGTGAACTGGCCGAGGCGCGTGACGTCACGGCTGTCTTCGCCGCCAACGACGACATGGCGATCGGCCTGATCCGCGCGCTGGCAGAGGCCGGGCGGCGCGTACCGGAGGACGTCAGTGTCGTGGGCTTCGACGACATTCCGGTCGCCGCCTACGTCACTCCTCCCCTCACTACGGTGCGACAACCGTTCGACACCGTGGCGCAGGAAGGACTCAAGCGACTGGTGCACGCCATAGAAAACCCGGACGCGGCCCCCCTGCCGTCCAGCGCCCCACCGATAGACCTCATCATCCGCACCTCGACCGCGCCACCGCCGAGCCGGAAGCCCCCGGCTCGCGTACGGCGCACCGCCTCCCGTTCCCAGGGAGGCACGTCCAGTCCGCCGCTCTCGGACGGAGGTCCCTCCACCCACCGCTGA
- a CDS encoding PIG-L family deacetylase yields MTDRPLTLMAVHAHPDDEATGTGGVLARYAAEGIRTVLVTCTDGGCGDGPGGVKPGDPGHDPAAVALMRRQELEASRDVLKVSDLEMLDYADSGMMGWPSNDAPGSFWQTPVEEGAARLAELIRHYRPDVVVTYDENGFYGHPDHIQAHRITMAALEMTALTPKVYWTTMPRSGMQRFGEIMREFHPDMPEPDPAEAAAMAEIGLPDDEITTWVDTTAFSGQKFDALAAHASQGENIFFLRMGKERFGELMGMETFVRVQDATGAAVPENDLFAGLR; encoded by the coding sequence ATGACTGACCGGCCCTTGACGCTCATGGCAGTACACGCCCACCCTGACGACGAGGCCACCGGAACCGGAGGGGTCCTCGCGCGGTACGCGGCGGAGGGCATCCGCACGGTTCTCGTGACGTGTACCGACGGCGGTTGCGGTGACGGACCGGGGGGTGTCAAGCCGGGCGATCCCGGGCACGATCCGGCGGCGGTCGCCCTGATGCGCCGTCAGGAACTCGAGGCGAGCCGTGACGTCCTGAAGGTCAGCGATCTGGAGATGCTGGACTATGCCGACTCCGGGATGATGGGCTGGCCGAGCAACGACGCCCCGGGATCCTTCTGGCAGACCCCCGTGGAGGAGGGCGCGGCCCGACTCGCGGAACTCATACGGCACTACCGACCTGATGTGGTCGTCACCTACGACGAGAACGGCTTCTACGGCCACCCGGATCACATCCAAGCCCACCGCATCACGATGGCGGCGCTGGAGATGACCGCGCTGACACCGAAGGTGTACTGGACCACGATGCCCCGCTCGGGGATGCAGCGGTTCGGCGAGATCATGCGCGAGTTTCATCCGGACATGCCGGAGCCGGATCCTGCCGAGGCCGCCGCGATGGCCGAGATCGGCCTCCCCGACGACGAGATCACCACGTGGGTGGACACCACCGCGTTCAGCGGTCAGAAGTTCGACGCGCTGGCCGCGCACGCCAGTCAGGGCGAGAACATCTTCTTCCTCAGGATGGGCAAGGAGAGGTTCGGCGAGTTGATGGGCATGGAGACCTTCGTACGTGTCCAGGACGCCACCGGCGCGGCCGTACCCGAGAACGATCTCTTCGCCGGACTGCGCTGA
- a CDS encoding ester cyclase: protein MDSTEMRRLFETHREAEMARDIDGILRTFVADCFLETKALGLCSRGRDAVGAAYKQQYFTAFPDLTPEDEGIAFGDGVLAVWGTLRGTSRGEWLGIPPEGAPLRCPSPTSSRSKTG, encoded by the coding sequence ATGGACAGCACCGAGATGCGCCGCCTCTTCGAGACCCACCGCGAGGCGGAGATGGCACGGGACATCGACGGCATCCTCAGGACGTTCGTCGCGGACTGCTTCCTCGAGACGAAGGCGCTCGGGCTGTGCAGCCGGGGAAGGGACGCGGTGGGCGCCGCCTACAAGCAGCAGTACTTCACTGCTTTCCCAGACCTCACCCCCGAGGATGAGGGCATCGCCTTCGGCGACGGCGTCCTCGCCGTCTGGGGAACTCTGCGCGGCACCAGCCGCGGGGAGTGGCTCGGGATACCCCCGGAGGGGGCGCCTTTGAGGTGCCCTTCGCCAACATCGTCCCGTTCCAAGACGGGCTGA
- a CDS encoding MerR family transcriptional regulator, with amino-acid sequence MPPTGSRPVDKLDDDDYPAYTMGRAAELLGTAPAFLRALGEHRLITPLRSEGGHRRYSRYQLRIAARARELVDAGTAIEAACRIVILEDQLEEARRINEQLRTQRDESQSKTSP; translated from the coding sequence ATGCCCCCTACTGGTTCCCGTCCTGTCGACAAACTCGACGATGACGACTACCCCGCCTACACCATGGGCCGGGCCGCCGAGCTGCTCGGCACCGCTCCCGCCTTCCTCCGCGCGCTGGGCGAACACCGCCTCATCACCCCGCTGCGCTCCGAAGGCGGCCACCGCCGCTATTCCCGCTACCAGCTGCGCATCGCGGCCCGCGCCCGCGAGCTCGTCGACGCGGGCACCGCCATCGAGGCGGCCTGCCGCATTGTCATCCTCGAGGATCAGCTCGAGGAAGCCCGGCGCATCAACGAGCAACTGCGCACCCAACGTGACGAGTCGCAGTCAAAGACCTCACCTTGA
- a CDS encoding sensor histidine kinase → MDTGRFRVPAGAMDWAIAVSVAALLLGTGLSGQHPAGERELFGAVLLAAGGLALVARRRAPMAVLAVTGLCAVGYEAAGFEVLAVSYLVAVYGAVRAGYRALTVTASVSLLVVLPLTALAFHDGPAREAFAQARNVLELAWLIAAFAAGEALRQAERRADDAERTREETARRRADEERLHIARELHDSLTHQISIIKVQSEVAVHVAHRRGEQVPETLLAIQTAGREATRELRATLEALRDDDTTPPQSLEHVPELVERARSMGLDATLTIQGQRHDVPAAVGRTAYRIVQEALTNTARHACATTATVRIEYRPDALSIQVDDDGKAAPGDVPAPGIGLLGMRERVTALGGRLRAQPRTEHGFTVQAELPVERAS, encoded by the coding sequence ATGGACACAGGGCGTTTTCGTGTCCCGGCCGGTGCCATGGACTGGGCGATTGCCGTCAGTGTGGCGGCACTGCTGCTGGGAACCGGGTTGTCCGGGCAGCACCCGGCCGGGGAGCGCGAGCTCTTCGGCGCCGTGCTGCTGGCGGCGGGCGGTCTGGCGCTGGTCGCCCGGCGCAGGGCTCCGATGGCCGTGCTGGCTGTCACAGGCCTGTGCGCGGTGGGGTACGAGGCGGCGGGTTTTGAGGTGCTCGCTGTCTCGTACCTGGTTGCGGTGTACGGCGCCGTGCGGGCCGGGTACCGTGCCCTGACGGTGACGGCATCCGTGTCTTTGCTCGTCGTCCTCCCTCTCACGGCGCTGGCCTTCCACGACGGGCCGGCGCGCGAGGCGTTCGCACAGGCCCGGAACGTGCTGGAACTCGCCTGGCTGATTGCCGCCTTTGCCGCCGGGGAGGCGCTGCGGCAGGCCGAGCGGCGGGCAGACGATGCCGAGCGCACCCGAGAGGAGACCGCTCGGCGCCGCGCCGACGAGGAGCGCCTGCACATCGCGCGGGAGCTGCACGATTCCCTCACCCACCAGATTTCGATCATCAAGGTGCAGTCCGAGGTCGCCGTCCACGTGGCCCACAGGCGCGGCGAGCAGGTGCCCGAGACACTGCTGGCGATCCAGACGGCCGGACGGGAGGCAACCCGGGAGCTGCGCGCGACTCTGGAGGCCCTGCGCGACGACGACACGACTCCGCCGCAGAGTCTCGAGCACGTACCGGAACTGGTAGAGCGCGCCCGTTCGATGGGCCTGGACGCGACGCTGACGATCCAAGGGCAACGGCACGACGTGCCGGCCGCGGTGGGCCGGACCGCCTATCGCATCGTCCAGGAAGCGCTGACGAACACCGCCCGGCACGCCTGTGCCACCACCGCGACGGTCCGGATCGAATACCGGCCCGACGCGCTGTCCATCCAGGTGGACGACGACGGCAAGGCCGCCCCCGGTGACGTCCCCGCTCCCGGCATCGGGCTGCTCGGCATGCGCGAACGCGTCACCGCCCTAGGCGGCCGGCTGCGCGCGCAGCCGCGCACCGAGCACGGTTTCACCGTCCAGGCCGAACTCCCTGTGGAACGAGCATCATGA
- a CDS encoding ANTAR domain-containing protein, with protein MLPGSPELQHTDWLDGADGPAAGARFMIEQAKGLLAERWNAAVDDAFEMFRSYARARRLRLSDFATRIISGAFDTDAIPAPATARSEDRPS; from the coding sequence ATGCTGCCCGGCAGCCCTGAACTGCAGCACACGGACTGGCTCGACGGCGCGGACGGGCCCGCTGCGGGGGCCCGTTTCATGATCGAACAGGCCAAGGGCCTCCTTGCGGAACGCTGGAACGCCGCCGTCGACGACGCTTTCGAGATGTTCAGGTCGTACGCCCGCGCCCGTCGCCTACGCCTGTCGGACTTCGCCACACGGATCATCTCGGGCGCCTTCGACACCGACGCCATCCCGGCGCCCGCGACGGCCCGGTCCGAGGACCGCCCCAGCTGA
- a CDS encoding DUF3662 domain-containing protein, with amino-acid sequence MERWSNVMWESLVPRATKRAEVVGILRRECDDRALILDRRRTLVPNAFVIELPPESHRRLTDDSAQVAGHLAAQVRRYAAQQGYTFAGPVAVDLASADDAGVGRFRIRSRLAPHHR; translated from the coding sequence ATGGAGCGATGGTCCAACGTCATGTGGGAGTCACTGGTCCCTCGTGCCACGAAGCGTGCCGAGGTGGTGGGGATACTCCGCCGCGAGTGCGACGACCGCGCTTTGATCCTGGACAGGCGGCGCACCCTGGTGCCCAACGCCTTCGTTATCGAGCTCCCGCCGGAATCCCACCGACGGCTGACCGACGACAGTGCCCAGGTGGCAGGGCACCTCGCGGCTCAAGTTCGCCGCTACGCAGCACAGCAGGGATATACCTTCGCCGGGCCCGTCGCAGTTGACCTGGCGTCGGCCGATGACGCTGGTGTCGGTCGCTTCCGTATCCGAAGCCGCCTCGCCCCCCATCACAGGTGA
- a CDS encoding DUF5994 family protein, with translation MSDSGSPHVPRFLPDAVHQAVRPGTAVVRLETTHDRQRVLDGAWWPRSRDIAAELPGLITALTEHIGPVTRVGLDADAWEGLPTRMTIDDRVVHIDPSPVGDDTVLITRGEQDLFSLLVVPPHATRDAARAAMAEAVRAGSVSQAEQILVDTGTDRADPSTAGGPRARGE, from the coding sequence ATGTCCGACTCCGGCTCCCCGCATGTGCCCAGGTTCCTGCCGGATGCCGTCCACCAGGCCGTGCGACCCGGGACGGCTGTCGTACGGCTGGAGACGACACACGACCGGCAGAGAGTGCTCGACGGGGCATGGTGGCCGCGTTCCCGCGACATCGCAGCCGAGCTTCCCGGCCTGATCACCGCACTGACCGAGCACATCGGGCCCGTCACCCGCGTCGGCCTGGACGCCGACGCCTGGGAAGGGCTGCCGACGCGGATGACCATCGACGACCGTGTCGTCCACATCGACCCCTCTCCGGTCGGCGACGACACCGTACTCATCACCCGGGGCGAGCAGGACCTCTTCTCCCTCCTGGTCGTCCCGCCGCACGCGACGCGCGATGCCGCGCGCGCGGCCATGGCCGAGGCCGTGCGCGCCGGTAGCGTGTCACAGGCCGAACAGATCCTCGTCGACACCGGCACCGACCGGGCGGACCCGAGCACCGCGGGAGGCCCGCGGGCCCGCGGCGAATAG